Proteins from one Cicer arietinum cultivar CDC Frontier isolate Library 1 chromosome 3, Cicar.CDCFrontier_v2.0, whole genome shotgun sequence genomic window:
- the LOC101510770 gene encoding protein MEI2-like 4 isoform X1, which translates to MPSESMDFNSFSSSSTFSSKDVCSYNESQVGWWKSDKLSKGHGSDQEIKPSISLQEVSNFADSNEVNIIANRHESSLFSSSLSDLFSRKLRLSANNALYGQSVDAIASHYDEERLFDSLEELEARIIGNLLPNEDDLFSGVTDDHIVRDSTCDDIDELDLFSSVGGLDLGDDDNSSSRVKNSVILSEARNSQLGLCNTSVARENSSRTLFVRNIDSDVEDSVLKALFEQFGDIHTFNPSCTHLGFVMISYYDIRAAQNAMRALQNRLFGCRKFDICYSTPKDSSSKKGVNQGKLAVSLYDSSISNIELHRIFNVYGEIKEIHENPHSQLHKSIEFYDFRVAETALRALNRNDATMKKLKVEPSNFTDSESMIRPIHPDFEQTECSLCLHQKNPPLTPTTSLQGLHGVNKSGSMDAARIVGALSAMHAPSIETAFNHGISSSVPNTLPSLIKVKSVGNQCEFTESSSPSQLNFDTRASLPFHPHSLPGHHVKWSNSYQPPRPMWQNSPSYFDGICAATTLQRLNQYPMSPSHMISTVLPTNNTTFLSNITPHCVDFVPHNIPNFGLNFHNQRSMVFPGRNHMINTFDTHKRGRSRRNVGASNLADAKRFELDIDCIKRGEDSRTTLMIKNIPNKYTSKMLLAVIDEKLDKGTYDFVYLPIDFRNKCNVGYAFINMTSPGLIVPFYQVFNGKKWEKFNSEKVATLAYARIQGKEALIAHFQNSSLMNEDKRCRPILIDTDGPNAGIQVPFPIANKHGRMRSNIHDDNPPNFGKFKPSSD; encoded by the exons ATGCCTTCTGAATCAATGGATTTCAAcagtttttcttcttcatcgACGTTTTCGTCCAAAGATGTTTGTTCTTATAATGAG AGTCAAGTTGGATGGTGGAAATCAGATAAATTGTCTAAAGGACATG GTTCTGATCAAGAAATCAAACCTAGCATAAGTTTACAAGAAGTATCCAATTTTGCAGATAGTAATGAGGTTAACATAATTGCCAATCGGCATGAAAGCAGCCTCTTCTCAAGTTCTCTGTCAGATTTGTTTAGCAGGAAAT TGCGATTATCGGCGAATAATGCTTTATATGGACAATCAGTGGATGCAATTGCATCACACTATGATGAAGAGAGGCTTTTTGACTCTCTTGAAGAACTAGAGGCTCGAATCATTGGAAATCTACTCCCCAATGAGGATGATTTGTTTTCTGGAGTGACTGATGACCATATTGTCCGAGACAGCACTTGTGATGACATAGATGAACTAGACCTTTTCAGTAGTGTTGGAGGTTTGGATCTCGGAGATGATGACAATTCATCGTCTAGAGTAAAGAATTCTGTAATCCTCAGTGAAGCGCGGAACAGTCAACTTGGGCTATGTAATACCTCAGTTGCCAGAGAAAACTCTTCTAGAACATTATTTGTTAGAAACATTGATAGTGATGTTGAAGATTCTGTATTGAAAGCTCTTTTTGAG CAATTCGGAGACATTCACACTTTCAATCCGTCTTGCACGCATCTTGGGTTTGTTATGATATCATATTATGATATTAGAGCTGCTCAAAATGCAATGAGAGCACTCCAGAATAGACTATTCGGCTGCAGGAAATTCGACATTTGTTATTCGACTCCAAAG GATAGTTCTTCAAAGAAAGGTGTGAATCAGGGCAAACTTGCAGTTTCTTTATACGATTCATCTATTTCGAATATTGAACTTCACCGTATATTTAATGTTTATGGAGAAATCAAAGAG ATTCATGAAAACCCTCACAGTCAGCTTCACAAGTCGattgaattttatgattttagaGTGGCAGAGACAGCTCTTCGTGCTTTAAATAGAAATGATGCTACAATGAAGAAGTTAAAGGTTGAGCCAAGCAATTTTACCGACTCAGAAAG TATGATTCGACCGATCCATCCAGATTTCGAACAAACAGAATGTAGCCTCTGTCTGCATCAGAAGAACCCTCCTCTTACTCCAACAACTAGCTTACAAG GCTTGCATGGCGTCAATAAATCTGGTAGTATGGATGCTGCAAGAATTGTTGGTGCTTTGTCTGCAATGCATGCTCCATCTATTGAAACTGCTTTTAATCATGGAATCTCTTCAAGTGTTCCTAACACCTTACCGTCTCTAATCAAAGTTAAATCAGTTGGAAACCAATGTGAGTTTACTGAATCTAGTTCTCCAAGCCAGTTGAATTTCGATACTCGAGCTTCATTACCATTTCATCCTCATTCCCTTCCTGGCCATCATGTAAAATGGAGCAACTCGTATCAGCCTCCGAGACCGATGTGGCAAAATTCTCCATCATATTTCGATGGAATTTGCGCAGCAACTACCCTGCAAAGATTGAACCAATATCCTATGTCACCATCACATATGATAAGCACTGTTTTACCTACAAATAACACCACGTTTCTCAGTAACATAACACCACATTGTGTTGATTTTGTTCCACATAACATCCCTAATTTTGGACTCAACTTTCATAACCAAAGGAGCATGGTGTTTCCTGGTAGAAACCATATGATTAACACATTTGATACTCACAAACGTGGTAGAAGCCGTAGAAATGTAGGTGCGTCGAATTTGGCTGACGCAAAACGGTTTGAACTTGATATTGACTGCATAAAGAGAGGCGAAGATAGCCGAACAACGCTTATGATAAAGAACATTCCTAACAA GTATACTTCCAAGATGCTGTTAGCTGTAATTGATGAAAAATTGGATAAAGGAACTTATGATTTTGTGTATCTTCCAATTGATTTTAGA AACAAATGCAATGTTGGATATGCATTCATCAACATGACTAGTCCTGGCTTGATTGTACCATTCTATCAG GTGTTCAATGGGAAAAAATGGGAGAAATTCAACAGTGAGAAAGTCGCAACGTTAGCATACGCTCGCATACAAGGAAAAGAAGCTCTTATTGCTCACTTCCAGAATTCTAGCTTGATGAATGAGGATAAGCGCTGCAGGCCTATCCTCATTGACACTGATGGTCCAAATGCTGGTATTCAG GTCCCTTTCCCAATTGCAAACAAACATGGAAGAATGCGAAGCAACATTCATGACGATAACCCGCCTAATTTTGGAAAATTCAAACCCTCTTCCGACTAA
- the LOC101510770 gene encoding protein MEI2-like 4 isoform X2 encodes MPSESMDFNSFSSSSTFSSKDVCSYNESQVGWWKSDKLSKGHDSNEVNIIANRHESSLFSSSLSDLFSRKLRLSANNALYGQSVDAIASHYDEERLFDSLEELEARIIGNLLPNEDDLFSGVTDDHIVRDSTCDDIDELDLFSSVGGLDLGDDDNSSSRVKNSVILSEARNSQLGLCNTSVARENSSRTLFVRNIDSDVEDSVLKALFEQFGDIHTFNPSCTHLGFVMISYYDIRAAQNAMRALQNRLFGCRKFDICYSTPKDSSSKKGVNQGKLAVSLYDSSISNIELHRIFNVYGEIKEIHENPHSQLHKSIEFYDFRVAETALRALNRNDATMKKLKVEPSNFTDSESMIRPIHPDFEQTECSLCLHQKNPPLTPTTSLQGLHGVNKSGSMDAARIVGALSAMHAPSIETAFNHGISSSVPNTLPSLIKVKSVGNQCEFTESSSPSQLNFDTRASLPFHPHSLPGHHVKWSNSYQPPRPMWQNSPSYFDGICAATTLQRLNQYPMSPSHMISTVLPTNNTTFLSNITPHCVDFVPHNIPNFGLNFHNQRSMVFPGRNHMINTFDTHKRGRSRRNVGASNLADAKRFELDIDCIKRGEDSRTTLMIKNIPNKYTSKMLLAVIDEKLDKGTYDFVYLPIDFRNKCNVGYAFINMTSPGLIVPFYQVFNGKKWEKFNSEKVATLAYARIQGKEALIAHFQNSSLMNEDKRCRPILIDTDGPNAGIQVPFPIANKHGRMRSNIHDDNPPNFGKFKPSSD; translated from the exons ATGCCTTCTGAATCAATGGATTTCAAcagtttttcttcttcatcgACGTTTTCGTCCAAAGATGTTTGTTCTTATAATGAG AGTCAAGTTGGATGGTGGAAATCAGATAAATTGTCTAAAGGACATG ATAGTAATGAGGTTAACATAATTGCCAATCGGCATGAAAGCAGCCTCTTCTCAAGTTCTCTGTCAGATTTGTTTAGCAGGAAAT TGCGATTATCGGCGAATAATGCTTTATATGGACAATCAGTGGATGCAATTGCATCACACTATGATGAAGAGAGGCTTTTTGACTCTCTTGAAGAACTAGAGGCTCGAATCATTGGAAATCTACTCCCCAATGAGGATGATTTGTTTTCTGGAGTGACTGATGACCATATTGTCCGAGACAGCACTTGTGATGACATAGATGAACTAGACCTTTTCAGTAGTGTTGGAGGTTTGGATCTCGGAGATGATGACAATTCATCGTCTAGAGTAAAGAATTCTGTAATCCTCAGTGAAGCGCGGAACAGTCAACTTGGGCTATGTAATACCTCAGTTGCCAGAGAAAACTCTTCTAGAACATTATTTGTTAGAAACATTGATAGTGATGTTGAAGATTCTGTATTGAAAGCTCTTTTTGAG CAATTCGGAGACATTCACACTTTCAATCCGTCTTGCACGCATCTTGGGTTTGTTATGATATCATATTATGATATTAGAGCTGCTCAAAATGCAATGAGAGCACTCCAGAATAGACTATTCGGCTGCAGGAAATTCGACATTTGTTATTCGACTCCAAAG GATAGTTCTTCAAAGAAAGGTGTGAATCAGGGCAAACTTGCAGTTTCTTTATACGATTCATCTATTTCGAATATTGAACTTCACCGTATATTTAATGTTTATGGAGAAATCAAAGAG ATTCATGAAAACCCTCACAGTCAGCTTCACAAGTCGattgaattttatgattttagaGTGGCAGAGACAGCTCTTCGTGCTTTAAATAGAAATGATGCTACAATGAAGAAGTTAAAGGTTGAGCCAAGCAATTTTACCGACTCAGAAAG TATGATTCGACCGATCCATCCAGATTTCGAACAAACAGAATGTAGCCTCTGTCTGCATCAGAAGAACCCTCCTCTTACTCCAACAACTAGCTTACAAG GCTTGCATGGCGTCAATAAATCTGGTAGTATGGATGCTGCAAGAATTGTTGGTGCTTTGTCTGCAATGCATGCTCCATCTATTGAAACTGCTTTTAATCATGGAATCTCTTCAAGTGTTCCTAACACCTTACCGTCTCTAATCAAAGTTAAATCAGTTGGAAACCAATGTGAGTTTACTGAATCTAGTTCTCCAAGCCAGTTGAATTTCGATACTCGAGCTTCATTACCATTTCATCCTCATTCCCTTCCTGGCCATCATGTAAAATGGAGCAACTCGTATCAGCCTCCGAGACCGATGTGGCAAAATTCTCCATCATATTTCGATGGAATTTGCGCAGCAACTACCCTGCAAAGATTGAACCAATATCCTATGTCACCATCACATATGATAAGCACTGTTTTACCTACAAATAACACCACGTTTCTCAGTAACATAACACCACATTGTGTTGATTTTGTTCCACATAACATCCCTAATTTTGGACTCAACTTTCATAACCAAAGGAGCATGGTGTTTCCTGGTAGAAACCATATGATTAACACATTTGATACTCACAAACGTGGTAGAAGCCGTAGAAATGTAGGTGCGTCGAATTTGGCTGACGCAAAACGGTTTGAACTTGATATTGACTGCATAAAGAGAGGCGAAGATAGCCGAACAACGCTTATGATAAAGAACATTCCTAACAA GTATACTTCCAAGATGCTGTTAGCTGTAATTGATGAAAAATTGGATAAAGGAACTTATGATTTTGTGTATCTTCCAATTGATTTTAGA AACAAATGCAATGTTGGATATGCATTCATCAACATGACTAGTCCTGGCTTGATTGTACCATTCTATCAG GTGTTCAATGGGAAAAAATGGGAGAAATTCAACAGTGAGAAAGTCGCAACGTTAGCATACGCTCGCATACAAGGAAAAGAAGCTCTTATTGCTCACTTCCAGAATTCTAGCTTGATGAATGAGGATAAGCGCTGCAGGCCTATCCTCATTGACACTGATGGTCCAAATGCTGGTATTCAG GTCCCTTTCCCAATTGCAAACAAACATGGAAGAATGCGAAGCAACATTCATGACGATAACCCGCCTAATTTTGGAAAATTCAAACCCTCTTCCGACTAA